CTGAAAAAAATCATTTGCCTGATTTTGTGCCATCACACCGGAACAGCTGATCAGCCAGAAAAACCAGAATATGATGTTGGAATAAATACGCATGTCGATAAATTTAGTGCAAAGTTAGTCAGGAATCTGCGAAATTTGTCCTTTATTATTTTAATGATTGACATGCTTTTATGATAGAAAGTTTCACGGATGAATATTTTATGAAGAAAGCCCTCGAAGAAGCAGCGCTGGCGTATCAGGAGGATGAGGTTCCCATCGGAGCTGTGGTGGTGATGGGAAATACCATCATTGGCAGGGGACATAATCAGATTGAAAGGCTTAATGATGTTACGGCTCATGCTGAAATACTGGCAATAACAGCTGCTTCGGCTTATCTGGGCTCAAAGTATCTGAAAGAATGCAAAATTTACGTAACCCTTGAACCTTGTGTGATGTGTGCTTATGCCATTCAATCGGCTCAACTCCCGGAGATGATATTTGCAGCAGATGACCCCAAAGAAGGGTACCGTCAATTCATCCCCTCCGTAGTCCATGCTCAGATGCTTGTAAAATCAGGTATTTTGGCTGAAAAAAGCTCCGGGCTGATTCTGGAATTTTTTAACAACAAAAGACAGAGAAAATGAAAGATTTTGAGAAAATAAAAACGTTGCTGGCAGGGAAAATAAATATTCTCATCACCACTCATGTCAGGCCGGATGCCGATGCCATCGGTTCTTCCCTTGCATTGTTCCATTTTCTGACTAAATCAGGCTTCCATGCTTCCCTTGTATTGCCAAATGCTCCGGCAGAATATTATCAATGGTTCCCCGGTATTGACGAAGCCTTCATCTTTGATAAAAATGCAGAAAAAATAAAACAGATTGTTTCTGAATCAGAACTGATAGCGGTAGTTGACTTCAGCCAGCTGAGCCGTAATGGTGAGCTCGGGAAACTGATAGCCTCATCATCAGCACCTAAAATTGTCATCGACCATCATCCTGAACCTGAAATGATTTTTGATGCCTATTGCTGGGATATTTCCTATTGTGCTGCCGCAGAAGCAGTGTTTGAACTGCTTGAGTTTCTCGATGAAAAAATGCTGAAAGACAAGATCATTTCAGAATGTATTTATGCAGCCCTGATAGCCGACAGCGGCTCCTTCAGTTATTCCGGAGTCAGCCCGGGCACACATCTGATTGCTGCAAAACTCATGGAAAACGGTATTGACCACAGCCGCCTCGATAAACTTATTTTTAAAAGTTTTACCTCGAAAAGACTGTTTTTCTGGGGCTACTGCCTGTCGGAAAAGCTCACATTGTATTATGACGAGCGGCTTGCCGTCATAGCCGTATCGGCAGAAGAATTCAACCGTTTTCAAACCGATTATACTGATACCGAAAACCTTGTAAATATGCCCATGATGATTGAAAAGGTAAGGGTTTCGGTGCTGATTGTTGAAAGAGGGAAAAAAATCAAGCTTTCTTTTCGCAGCAAAGGCGATATTCCTGTCAATGAAGTGGCAAAAGATTATTTTGAAGGAGGCGGGCATAAAAACGCTGCCGGTGGAGATTCATTGCTAAGTCTTGAAAAGACAGTCGAGCTGGTGGTGGAAAAGGTAAAGGGATTTCTGGAAGGTTTTCACGAAAATTGAGATATAAAAGCAGATGAGCAAAATTTATCAGCTTATCTCAGCACCATTACCGTTCCTTTGAAAAATCTGCGCTGGGTCTGGGTACCTCTCACACTGATATGGAAATAGTATGGTCCGAGTGGAACGACCTTCCCCTCATAAGTGCCATCCCAACTGTTGCGGATGTCGTTGGATTCAAAAAGTTTGTTACCCCATCTGTCGTAAATAACTATTTCATATTCAAGAATGTATAGTCCCTTTATCTCAAATTTGTCATTCAGCCCGTCACCATTTGGAGTGAAAGCATTTGGAACGAAAATATGAAGGGGTGTAGGCAGACAAACTTCATTAGAGGTGGAGGTCTGGCCGTCAGCATTACGCTGGGCAACTACACGGTAGCAATATTCCGACTGATTGAACAGGGTGAGAGAGTCGGCATAGAAAGTGTCGCTTGCAAATACGTCTGATACGTTTTCCCATGCTTTGGATTTATTGTTATATGCCTGAAGTTCATAGCGTTCGATGCCTTGTGACCAGAATTCATAAGGCGTCCAGTATAACACCGGAAAAGTGGCGGTCGTATCGGCCCGCAGGAGCATGGTTTTGCCAATATTGCTGTATTCGCTCGTGTAATTACAGCTGTCAAGCACACTGATCCGGTAGGTATAGGATTTCTGATCCACTGAGACTTTATCGTCTGTGAGGGTGAAATTGTCAGGCGGCAGATTGGAAATTATGCCGAAATTAATATTGTCAGATGATTTTTCGACAATAAATTCTTTTGGCCTTCCGGTGGCAACCGGCAGCCATTCAAGCAGAATTTCTTTATCGTCAACTACTGTTGCTCTGTCGATGATGGTCGGGTCAACGTAGGGATATACGACTACTTTTTTCTCGACTGAATCATAGCAAAGCTGATTGGTGCCTGCAAGCAGCCTGACTGAAAAAGTGCCTGGGGAGGAGAAAATATGAGCAGGATGTTGCTGGGCGGAAGTGTTTCCGTCACGGAAATTCCAGAACCAGCTGGAGACAATTGCCGGACTTCCGACTGTGCTTTTATCGGTGAAATAAACTTCTTCTCCGATACAAGGTGTGGTAAAGCTGAAGTCGGCTTTTGGCATCGGATGGACTTCCATGTTTTTCGAGATGGTGTCGGCACAATTGTAAAACTGTGAAACAGCAATTAACCTGACTGAATAAGTATTGTCTTTATTGTAAGTGTGTGAAGGAGAGGTGTTTGTGGAGGTATTGCCATCACCGAAGCTCCATGAATAATTCATTGTACCGTTGGCCACAGCAGAGGTATTGGTAAAGTCGAACTGATTGCCGGTAAGGCATTGTGTAGCGTCATTCACGGTGAAATCTGCTTTTGGCATCGGCCTGACAAACACCTGTTTGGTCAGCGAATCAGGACAACCCATCAGGGAAACAGCCACCAGCCTGACAGGATAAGTTCCATGGTTGGTATAAACATGAGTGGGGTCATTTTGCCCGCTAGCAGAAGAATCTCCGAAATCCCATGTATAATTAACAGAACCATAAGGAATGCTTGACTGATTGGTGAACACAAATTTATTCCCTCTCAGACATTGGGAAGAGTCGTTCACCAGCCATCTGGCAGCAGGCATGGGAAAGACAATAGCCGAATGAAAAGCAGTATCTCTGCAATTATTGTTCGATACGGCTATCATGCGGATCGTAAAGGTGTCGAAAGTGGAATAAATGTGTGTCGGAGAAGGGAGTGATGAATTTTGCCCGTCACCGAATTGCCAGTTCCAGGTGAGCGTTCCGTAAGGTATTGACGAAAGCTGGGAAAACACAAAATTGTTACCCCTCAGGCATTGTGTGCTGTCATTGATGGAGAATTCGGCTAACGGCATGGGGAATACTTCGAGTGGATGAGCAACCGAATCCTGACAACCCAGGTCTGATTCCACTATCAGCTTAACTGTATAATTGCCATGGTTCTGATAGGAATGAACGGGATCCGGGAGGACGGAAGTATCCCCGTCATTGAAAGACCAGCGGAAATGAATATTGCCATTTGCAATAGATGAGTTGTTGCTGAAAATGAAGCGATTATCAAGAAGGCATTGTTTGTCATTGGCAATAGTAAATGAAGCAGCAGGGGACGGGAAAATATAAACAAAGTGCGAGACAGTGTCTTTACAGCCGAGGTTGGAGGTGGCAATCAGCCTGACCAGAAAGGTATCGTGTGTGGAATAACTGTGAGAAGGATGAGTTAAAGTACTCACGGCACCATCTCCGAAATTCCAGTTGTAATTCATTGTTCCTGAATTAATCAGCGTCTGGTTCGTAAAAGCAAATTGATTTCCGTTGAAGCATTGCTGGCTATCGTTGATGCTGAAAGCCGGAACCGGATTGGGATAGACATAAACTGTTTTTTCGAGGCTGTCGCTGCATCCCAGTCCACTGACTGCAATAAGCCTGACCGTAAAGGTGTCATCGCTCAGATAGCTGTGGGAAGGAGAAACAGAATAGGAACTGTCTCCGTCACCGAAATTCCATGCATAACTCATCTGACCGCTGTTGATAGTTGAGTTGTTGCTGAAAATGAAAGAGTTGTAGTTGAAACACTGTTTGTCGTTGTTGATGGAAAAGGACGGAACAGGTGTCGGGAAAACATAAACTTTTTTATGGATGGTATCTGCACAGTTTAATCCCGAAACGGCTATCATTCTGACAGTAAAGGTATCGTCAGTGGCGTAGCTGTGGGTTGGAGAAGTGAGGACTGAGGAATTGCCGTCTCCAAAGTTCCAGAAATAATTATTGGTTCCGCTGCTGATATAGGTATTATTCGTCAGGACAAAACTATTTCCTTTAAAACACTGAATGCTGTCGTTGATGAAAAAATCGGC
The nucleotide sequence above comes from Sphingobacteriales bacterium. Encoded proteins:
- a CDS encoding bifunctional oligoribonuclease/PAP phosphatase NrnA; protein product: MKDFEKIKTLLAGKINILITTHVRPDADAIGSSLALFHFLTKSGFHASLVLPNAPAEYYQWFPGIDEAFIFDKNAEKIKQIVSESELIAVVDFSQLSRNGELGKLIASSSAPKIVIDHHPEPEMIFDAYCWDISYCAAAEAVFELLEFLDEKMLKDKIISECIYAALIADSGSFSYSGVSPGTHLIAAKLMENGIDHSRLDKLIFKSFTSKRLFFWGYCLSEKLTLYYDERLAVIAVSAEEFNRFQTDYTDTENLVNMPMMIEKVRVSVLIVERGKKIKLSFRSKGDIPVNEVAKDYFEGGGHKNAAGGDSLLSLEKTVELVVEKVKGFLEGFHEN
- a CDS encoding nucleoside deaminase translates to MIESFTDEYFMKKALEEAALAYQEDEVPIGAVVVMGNTIIGRGHNQIERLNDVTAHAEILAITAASAYLGSKYLKECKIYVTLEPCVMCAYAIQSAQLPEMIFAADDPKEGYRQFIPSVVHAQMLVKSGILAEKSSGLILEFFNNKRQRK